One part of the Syngnathus acus chromosome 17, fSynAcu1.2, whole genome shotgun sequence genome encodes these proteins:
- the ptbp2b gene encoding polypyrimidine tract-binding protein 2b isoform X2 — protein sequence MDGDVAVGVKRGSDELSMYASNPSSMAANGSDTKKQRLDESPPSRVLHIRKLPNEVSETEVIALGLPFGKVTNILMLKGKNQAFLELSTAEAAITMVNYYAAVTPQVRNSPVFIQYSNHKELKTDSALNQRAQAVLQAVSAVQDGSSPSSDHGVLDLAPPPSPVLRIIIDNMFYPVTLDVLQQIFSKFGTVMKIITFTKNNQFQALLQFSDPVNAQQAKLSLDGQNIYNSCCTLRIDFSKLVNLNVKYNNDKSRDYTRPDLPTGDGDSNKDHSLLGTPSGALASYSSGAGYSSSLSLSQGAGAISPLSAAAAAAAAAGRVALSGSGVSGVLLASNLNEEMVTPQSLFTLFGVYGDVQRVKILYNKKDSALIQLSDGNQAQLAMSHLNGQKVFGKVMRVTLSKHQTVALPREGLDDQLLTKDFSGSPLHRFKKPGSKNFQNIFPPSATLHLSNIRDGIGEDDLRLLFSNGGGTVKAFKFFQDRKMALIQMSSVEEAIQTLMDLHNYDMGGNHHLKVSFSKSTI from the exons TGATGTTGCAGTTGGTGTGAAG AGAGGCTCAGATGAGCTCAGTATGTACGCTAGCAACCCTAGCTCTATGgcag cAAATGGCAGTGACACTAAGAAACAGCGTCTGGATGAGTCTCCTCCATCGAGAGTTCTTCACATTAGAAAACTTCCCAATGAAGTATCCGAGACAGAAGTCATTGCACTGGGTCTTCCCTTTGGAAAAGTGACCAATATACTGATGCTAAAGGGCAAAAACCAG GCATTTTTGGAGCTCAGTACAGCAGAAGCTGCCATTACAATGGTGAACTACTATGCAGCTGTTACACCACAG GTCAGAAACAGTCCTGTTTTCATCCAGTACTCTAACCATAAGGAACTAAAAACAGATTCTGCGCTAAACCAG AGAGCCCAGGCAGTGCTGCAAGCAGTCTCAGCAGTTCAAGATGGAAGTTCTCCATCATCTGACCATGGAGTTCTGGACCTTGCTCCACCTCCCAGTCCTGTTCTGCGTATTATAATAGACAACATGTTTTATCCCGTGACTCTCGATGTTTTACAACAG atATTCAGTAAGTTTGGGACTGTGATGAAGATAATTACCTTCACCAAGAACAACCAATTTcaagcactcctgcagttcaGTGATCCTGTCAATGCCCAGCAGGCTAAACTG TCTCTTGATGGACAGAATATCTATAATTCATGCTGTACTTTGAGGATCGATTTCAGTAAACTGGTCAATCTGAACGTCAAATACAACAATGATAAGAGTCGAGATTACACCCGACCAGATCTACCTACTGGAGATGGAGATTCAAACAAGGATCATTCTTTATTGG gtACACCATCTGGAGCGCTAGCGTCGTACTCAAGTGGGGCGGGTTACTcatcctctctctccctctcgcAGGGTGCAG GAGCCATTAGCCCTCTGAGCGCTGCGGCAGCTGCGGCAGCCGCTGCAGGACGAGTTGCTCTGTCCGGGTCTGGAGTTTCAGGAGTTCTATTAGCATCCAACCTGAATGAAGAG ATGGTCACGCCTCAAAGTCTCTTTACCCTCTTCG GTGTCTATGGTGATGTGCAGCGGGTGAAGATCCTCTACAATAAAAAGGACAGTGCACTTATACAGTTATCAGATGGCAACCAGGCTCAACTGG CTATGAGCCACCTGAATGGTCAGAAGGTATTTGGTAAAGTGATGCGAGTGACTCTGTCCAAACATCAAACTGTTGCTCTGCCCAGAGAAGGCCTGGATGACCAGCTGCTTACCAAAG ATTTTTCTGGATCGCCACTACATCGCTTCAAGAAACCAGGATCCAAAAACTTTCAGAACATCTTTCCTCCTTCTGCAACACTACATCTCTCCAACATCCG GGACGGCATCGGAGAGGACGACCTGCGTCTCTTATTCTCCAATGGCGGGGGGACGGTCAAGGCCTTCAAGTTCTTCCA GGACCGTAAGATGGCCTTGATCCAGATGTCGTCAGTAGAAGAGGCCATACAGACGCTGATGGATCTTCATAATTATGACATGGGCGGCAATCACCACCTCAAAGTTTCCTTCTCAAAGTCTACCATCTAA
- the ptbp2b gene encoding polypyrimidine tract-binding protein 2b isoform X1, whose translation MNWTGFMSDVAVGVKRGSDELSMYASNPSSMAANGSDTKKQRLDESPPSRVLHIRKLPNEVSETEVIALGLPFGKVTNILMLKGKNQAFLELSTAEAAITMVNYYAAVTPQVRNSPVFIQYSNHKELKTDSALNQRAQAVLQAVSAVQDGSSPSSDHGVLDLAPPPSPVLRIIIDNMFYPVTLDVLQQIFSKFGTVMKIITFTKNNQFQALLQFSDPVNAQQAKLSLDGQNIYNSCCTLRIDFSKLVNLNVKYNNDKSRDYTRPDLPTGDGDSNKDHSLLGTPSGALASYSSGAGYSSSLSLSQGAGAISPLSAAAAAAAAAGRVALSGSGVSGVLLASNLNEEMVTPQSLFTLFGVYGDVQRVKILYNKKDSALIQLSDGNQAQLAMSHLNGQKVFGKVMRVTLSKHQTVALPREGLDDQLLTKDFSGSPLHRFKKPGSKNFQNIFPPSATLHLSNIRDGIGEDDLRLLFSNGGGTVKAFKFFQDRKMALIQMSSVEEAIQTLMDLHNYDMGGNHHLKVSFSKSTI comes from the exons TGATGTTGCAGTTGGTGTGAAG AGAGGCTCAGATGAGCTCAGTATGTACGCTAGCAACCCTAGCTCTATGgcag cAAATGGCAGTGACACTAAGAAACAGCGTCTGGATGAGTCTCCTCCATCGAGAGTTCTTCACATTAGAAAACTTCCCAATGAAGTATCCGAGACAGAAGTCATTGCACTGGGTCTTCCCTTTGGAAAAGTGACCAATATACTGATGCTAAAGGGCAAAAACCAG GCATTTTTGGAGCTCAGTACAGCAGAAGCTGCCATTACAATGGTGAACTACTATGCAGCTGTTACACCACAG GTCAGAAACAGTCCTGTTTTCATCCAGTACTCTAACCATAAGGAACTAAAAACAGATTCTGCGCTAAACCAG AGAGCCCAGGCAGTGCTGCAAGCAGTCTCAGCAGTTCAAGATGGAAGTTCTCCATCATCTGACCATGGAGTTCTGGACCTTGCTCCACCTCCCAGTCCTGTTCTGCGTATTATAATAGACAACATGTTTTATCCCGTGACTCTCGATGTTTTACAACAG atATTCAGTAAGTTTGGGACTGTGATGAAGATAATTACCTTCACCAAGAACAACCAATTTcaagcactcctgcagttcaGTGATCCTGTCAATGCCCAGCAGGCTAAACTG TCTCTTGATGGACAGAATATCTATAATTCATGCTGTACTTTGAGGATCGATTTCAGTAAACTGGTCAATCTGAACGTCAAATACAACAATGATAAGAGTCGAGATTACACCCGACCAGATCTACCTACTGGAGATGGAGATTCAAACAAGGATCATTCTTTATTGG gtACACCATCTGGAGCGCTAGCGTCGTACTCAAGTGGGGCGGGTTACTcatcctctctctccctctcgcAGGGTGCAG GAGCCATTAGCCCTCTGAGCGCTGCGGCAGCTGCGGCAGCCGCTGCAGGACGAGTTGCTCTGTCCGGGTCTGGAGTTTCAGGAGTTCTATTAGCATCCAACCTGAATGAAGAG ATGGTCACGCCTCAAAGTCTCTTTACCCTCTTCG GTGTCTATGGTGATGTGCAGCGGGTGAAGATCCTCTACAATAAAAAGGACAGTGCACTTATACAGTTATCAGATGGCAACCAGGCTCAACTGG CTATGAGCCACCTGAATGGTCAGAAGGTATTTGGTAAAGTGATGCGAGTGACTCTGTCCAAACATCAAACTGTTGCTCTGCCCAGAGAAGGCCTGGATGACCAGCTGCTTACCAAAG ATTTTTCTGGATCGCCACTACATCGCTTCAAGAAACCAGGATCCAAAAACTTTCAGAACATCTTTCCTCCTTCTGCAACACTACATCTCTCCAACATCCG GGACGGCATCGGAGAGGACGACCTGCGTCTCTTATTCTCCAATGGCGGGGGGACGGTCAAGGCCTTCAAGTTCTTCCA GGACCGTAAGATGGCCTTGATCCAGATGTCGTCAGTAGAAGAGGCCATACAGACGCTGATGGATCTTCATAATTATGACATGGGCGGCAATCACCACCTCAAAGTTTCCTTCTCAAAGTCTACCATCTAA